Within Fusobacterium periodonticum ATCC 33693, the genomic segment TATTAGATGATTTGAATAAAAATCTAGGTAATAATATATTAAGTCAAAATGATATTAATAATAAACAACATCTTTATTTAATAACTAATGGAACAAATGAAGATACAATAAAAAAAATAAAATTTTGGAAATCTAATGGATTAGATATCAATTTAATAATATATTGGATTTTTGAAAATAATGGAAATTATTTTATAGAATTTAATATTTGTAAAGATCTAGAAGGTTTATTAGAGTATGAAAAAAGATATTATATTGTTAATACAAACTCTAGATTTACTCAAAATTTTAATTTAGAAACTTTTTTAAACGAAGAAAAAGTTGCTATTCAAGGTGATATAAAGAATAGAATAAAAACTTTTAAAAAAGGAGATATTATTTTTTTATATCAAAATGGAGATGGAATTGTTGCTAGAGGAGAAATAAAAGATAATCAATTTTATAAAAAAGATTGGAATGGAGTAAAAGAAGATGAATACTACATGGAACTATCTGATTTTAAAAAGTTAACTTCAAAAAATTATTTAACAAAGAAAATGTTAGATGAGATATGCAAAAGAAATTTTGTTCTAACTCCAACTATAATATACCTTAGTGAGAATGAAGGAAAAGATATTGATGATAGTATAAAAAATTTATAATTTTAAGAGGGAGTGATTATGTCTAATATAATTGCGGTTATATGGGATTTTGATAAAACTTTAGTAGATGGATATATGCAGGATCCAATTTTTAAGAAATATGGAGTTGATTCAAAGGAATTTTGGGAAGAAGTAAATTCTCTACCAAAGAAGTATTGGGAAGAACAACAAGTAAAAGTTAATAGAGATACTATTTATTTGAACCATTTTATAAATAAAACTAAAGAAGGAGTATTCAAAGGTTTAAATAATAAAGTACTTTTTGAATTGGGAAGAGAATTAAAATTCTATAAGGGAATTCCTGAAATATTTGGAAAAACAAAAGAGCTTATTGAAAAAAATTCAATTTTTCAAGAATACAATATTAAGGTAGAACATTATATTGTTAGTACAGGAATGGTTGAAATGATAAAAGGCTCTATTATTAAAGAATATGTAGAAGATATTTGGGGCTGTGAACTAATTCAAGCCAAAGATGAAAATGGTAATTTTGAAATCAGTGAAATAGGATATACTATTGATAATACTTCAAAGACAAGGGCTATATTTGAAATAAATAAAGGTGTAAATAAAAATACAGGTTATGATGTCAATGCTAAAATAAAAGAAGGAAATAGAAGAGTTCTATTCAAAAATATGATATATATAGCTGATGGTCCAAGTGATGTTCCAGCCTTTTCAGTTATAAAAAAAGGTGGAGGATCAACTTTTGCAATTTACCCAAAATCAGATCTTAAAGCATTTAAACAAGTGGAAAAATTAAGAGAAGATAACAGAGTTGATATGTATGCTGAAGCTGATTATTCTGAAGGGACTACTACTTATATGTGGATTATGAGTAAAATTCAAGAGCTAGCTCAAAATATAGTGGATGAAGAAAAGAGTAGGTTAGCAGCTTCAATTTCAGATTCTCCAAAACATTTGAATTAGATTATTAAAAACTGCACTAAGATTTCAGTGCAGTTTTTTAAACTTTATATTTAGCTATATTTTTTTCTTACCTATATAAAAACTTATATTTTCTTCTTTATCAAATAGAAAATCTCTATTTTTAGATACTAATTCAATAACTTCACCTAAAAACGTGAAAATAGTGCAAATAATAGAGTTCTAAATAAAGGAAAAACTCCTATTAAATCAAGAATAATAAAGAGAATAAAAAATCCCCAATTAATTTTTTTTAAAAGAGAAATAAATTTCTTTCCACTTTCATCTTCTTTAACTACATATTTTTCAATAAATGATAGTATTCCATCGACAATTGAAGCTAAAATAACACCTGTAATAACTACAAGAACTACTCCACCAACAGCACCTGATAATCTTATTCTCATTTATATCCCCCTTTATTTTTTTCTATATAAACAAATACTATAACCTTTTTCTATTTCTTCAGCATGGACATAATCCATAAAAGTACTTTCTTCTGTAGCAGCTACTTCAGGTGTAACCTCATAAATTGATATAACATAATGCTTTCCAGCTTCAAGTAAAGGACAACTAATAGATATATCTTTTGCTTTTATTCTTGAATTAAATACACTGTTAGAAGGTAAATCATAGTTAGCAGTAACTATGTGTTTGTCAGTAGATACCTTTATTACATCTTCTAAGTCATCACCTTTTATATGTTCTAACTCAGAAAATTTTTGTTCATCAACAATGATATTTTTAGCACAATAAATATGAAGATATGCTTTAGTATTGTCACTCATAAATTCTTTTTTCTTCTTTCCACCAAATAACCCAAACATTTTTCCCCCTTGATAAATAAAATTATATTTGTAATAGATTTTTATTGCAAGAAAATTATATCATAACTAAATTTATTTTTAAAAATTTTATTTATATTTAAAGAAAAAATTTAATTTACAAAAAAATATTATTTTGTTATTCTAGATTTAGAATAATTAAATGAAGGGAGATTTTTATGGGAAGTGTTATTGCAATCTTATTATTTTCAGTGTCACTTATATTATGTCTTTTATTAAATTTTTCAGTTGTATATGCTCTTATAGTGGGCTATATAATTTTTATAACTTATGGTCTCATTAAAGGCTATGACTTAAAAGTTTTAGTAAAAAAATCATTTGAAGGAATATTGACAGTAAAAAATATATTGTTGGTTTTCATTCTTATAGGTATGATAACTGCCTTATGGAGAGCTTCAGGAACAATAGCCTTTATTGTCTATATGGGTTCAAAATTAATTTCACCTTCTATTGTAATACTTCTCACTTTTTTACTTTGCTCAATATTATCACTCTTAATAGGAACATCTCTTGGAACAGCTGCTACTATGGGAGTTATTTGTGTGGCAATTGGAAATGCAATGGGACTTAATCCCTATCATCTTGGAGGAGCAGTTTTGAGTGGTATATATTTTGGTGATAGATGCTCACCAATGTCAACTTCTGCCTTACTTGTTACAGAGCTTACAAAAACTGATTTATATAAAAATATTAAACTAATGTTTAAAACCTCAATTATACCTTTTATTGCAAGCTGTTTATTTTATTTGTTTTTAGGTTTGAGAACATCTGTTTCAGCAATTAGTATAGATGCAACAGAAATTTTTAAAGAAAATTATAATCTGAATACAGTAGTCATAATACCTGCTATTTTAATAATTATCCTTTCTTT encodes:
- a CDS encoding HAD family hydrolase, which produces MSNIIAVIWDFDKTLVDGYMQDPIFKKYGVDSKEFWEEVNSLPKKYWEEQQVKVNRDTIYLNHFINKTKEGVFKGLNNKVLFELGRELKFYKGIPEIFGKTKELIEKNSIFQEYNIKVEHYIVSTGMVEMIKGSIIKEYVEDIWGCELIQAKDENGNFEISEIGYTIDNTSKTRAIFEINKGVNKNTGYDVNAKIKEGNRRVLFKNMIYIADGPSDVPAFSVIKKGGGSTFAIYPKSDLKAFKQVEKLREDNRVDMYAEADYSEGTTTYMWIMSKIQELAQNIVDEEKSRLAASISDSPKHLN
- a CDS encoding Na+/H+ antiporter NhaC family protein, whose amino-acid sequence is MGSVIAILLFSVSLILCLLLNFSVVYALIVGYIIFITYGLIKGYDLKVLVKKSFEGILTVKNILLVFILIGMITALWRASGTIAFIVYMGSKLISPSIVILLTFLLCSILSLLIGTSLGTAATMGVICVAIGNAMGLNPYHLGGAVLSGIYFGDRCSPMSTSALLVTELTKTDLYKNIKLMFKTSIIPFIASCLFYLFLGLRTSVSAISIDATEIFKENYNLNTVVIIPAILIIILSLFKVNVKKTMLVSIVISFIIAVFFQKESVTSLINYCVYGFHHSNEKLNLMMKGGGILSMVKVGLIVAISSSYSGIFKETKMLIFIKKYLKKFSKKTSNYLTIFLSSIISGAIACNQSLGIILSYELCEELENKQNMAIILENTIVLLAALIPWNTAMVVPLKAIDIGLMSGLFAFYLYFLPLWNLFLGVIKETRKIIR